One window from the genome of Deltaproteobacteria bacterium encodes:
- a CDS encoding rubrerythrin family protein: MKKWKCRVCGYIHVGDKPPDFCPICGAPSDQFVEIG; this comes from the coding sequence ATGAAAAAGTGGAAATGCCGGGTGTGCGGTTACATCCACGTCGGGGACAAGCCGCCGGACTTCTGCCCGATCTGCGGGGCCCCCTCCGATCAGTTCGTCGAGATAGGATGA
- a CDS encoding 3'-5' exonuclease — protein MAGAEGNIAETPFVAADVETTGLSAADGHRICEIALLRFLRGTVIDSFVSLVNPLRPIDPGASAVNGITDPMVAGAPPFADLFPRILSFVGDDPLVFHNAPFDLSFLRAEARMAGGAWPDNRVIDTLALARRTGRFRSNSLSFICGELGIGCSFHRAEADAWAAGKLLLRLLRGAG, from the coding sequence GTGGCGGGGGCGGAGGGGAACATCGCGGAGACGCCGTTCGTCGCGGCGGACGTCGAGACGACCGGCCTGTCGGCCGCGGACGGCCACCGGATCTGCGAGATCGCGCTGCTCCGCTTCCTGCGGGGAACGGTCATCGACTCCTTCGTGTCGCTCGTCAATCCGCTTCGTCCGATCGACCCGGGGGCGTCCGCGGTCAACGGGATCACCGACCCGATGGTCGCGGGTGCGCCGCCCTTCGCCGACCTGTTCCCCCGGATCCTCTCGTTCGTGGGCGACGATCCGCTGGTGTTCCACAACGCCCCGTTCGACCTTTCGTTCCTTCGGGCCGAGGCGCGGATGGCCGGCGGAGCGTGGCCGGACAACCGGGTGATCGACACGTTGGCCCTCGCCCGCCGCACCGGACGGTTCCGGTCCAACTCCCTGTCCTTCATCTGCGGAGAACTCGGGATCGGGTGTTCCTTCCATCGGGCGGAGGCGGACGCGTGGGCGGCGGGAAAATTGCTGCTTCGTCTATTGCGGGGGGCCGGATAG
- a CDS encoding rubredoxin, producing MTKWRCIVCSYVYDPAVGDPDNGVPPGTPFESIPDDWVCPLCGAGKEEFEAA from the coding sequence ATGACGAAATGGAGATGCATCGTCTGCAGCTACGTGTACGATCCCGCCGTCGGCGACCCCGATAACGGCGTCCCGCCCGGCACCCCGTTCGAATCGATCCCGGACGACTGGGTCTGCCCGCTCTGCGGCGCCGGGAAGGAAGAGTTCGAGGCCGCCTGA